AAATACGGAGTATGAAAAATTTCCCTTTAAAATGTATTCCAAATCCGACTTTTTTGCCCCCTTTGCTTCCGGCTCGGCTCGATTTAGCAGTATGATTATTTGTCCTTGCAGCATGGGCACACTAGCACGCATTGCTGCAGGAATATCCAATGATTTAACCACAAGAGCTGCGGATGTAATGCTGAAAGAGCGCAGAAAACTGATTTTAATAACGAGAGATACCCCACTGAGTTTGATTCATATCAACAACATGAAACTGATAACGGAAGCGGGAGGTATTATATGCCCGGCAAGCCCTTCTTTTTATAGCTTGCCCAAAACATTTGAAGAGTTGGCTGCAACCGTTGTAGACAGGGCGCTTGATTTAGCCGGATTGCAAATAAACTCGTTTCGCTGGAAGGAAAATGAAAAATAATTGACTGCAATTCTGTAATTTGAAGATTGTAAACAAATTTTTGCTTTTTTTAGTAACCTCATTTTGTACCTTTGCGTTAGAAGGTATGGAAAGAGTAATTTGATTCATTTTAAATTGAATCAAAGGAGCTTAATCAACAGTATGATTTTCAGGAAAATTATTGTGCTGTTTAATTTTAGTA
The sequence above is a segment of the Bacteroidota bacterium genome. Coding sequences within it:
- a CDS encoding UbiX family flavin prenyltransferase → MEKQKIVVAITGASGSIYAKVLLQKLQQLTNQIETVGLVMSDNAKDVWKYELQNTEYEKFPFKMYSKSDFFAPFASGSARFSSMIICPCSMGTLARIAAGISNDLTTRAADVMLKERRKLILITRDTPLSLIHINNMKLITEAGGIICPASPSFYSLPKTFEELAATVVDRALDLAGLQINSFRWKENEK